The genomic interval GTCTCAGGTTGCCTATACTCTCCTAGCAGACCCCTGAGGAGAGATTTAATTAAACAGTCAGACATacccacacagatacacacattcTGGTGCTGTCCTACCTGTGGGTTCAATAACTAAAATGAATAATCAAAATACCCATGCAATTATACCCACAATATGCTTTCAATTTGATATCCATGCATGCCCACAATTAAATCATTCAGACTGTGGAGTCAcaaatgtcaaaaaaacaaaaacttgaatGCAGGGAAATTTCATTAAATCATTGCCTATATCAAAAATCCTGTAATACTGGAATTATGCTTTTATGTCATTAATTCCCAAAGTCTTAAAGgacaatatatttttatttaccaaAAGAAAACAGGTTAAATAAAAGTGTTAACAAGTCTGGGAGTGCTACACGGCATTTCCAATATTTCTAAAAAAGCTGACAATTactttcactgtttgttttgcaggcattcggtgagattttttttccttgagaaTTCTTTCATACACATCATCCGTTCACGCACGCGAAAAGGTTTTAGGATGAGCTCACGTACAAAATATAATTTGATGCTTTTGAAAGCACTTGCTTTTCTGTGAAATCAGAGCTCAGTGTGCGGCATACCATAAACAGTCATCTAAACCTAAACTAATCCCATTGTCTGCTGCGCAGCTGAGCTTTCCTGCTGTGGACAGTCCCTTGtttttgattggctgattttGCTCTATTTTGacatgtatgtgtgcatgttagtGGATAGGATGCACCATAATGAAGTATAAGAATTTATAGTCATTTTATCCCACAGAACAATTAAAGTGGCCTTCCAcctccatgtttttattcttgtacACTGCTAGAGCAGTTCTgtgtgattcacagttcaaaatagtCGTTATTTATCACGTACAGTTCCTtaagttcatccactgtctaaaacaagctgttttagcacTTTCTTTAAAGCCAGCCTCACAGTGGCAAAAATCTTCTGATTGGCCACCCTTTACAAACAGCCAGAGGTGCATGCCTGGGATGACCATATTAAAGATTTCTGCTCTCATTGACATCATACAgggccaagagtagaaaaaaatgtttaaagccttgagctttcagctttcaagGATTAGTTGCACACACTTGCTTTAATATAGGAGGCTTAACCTAAGATGATTTTAGATTTTATACATGCAAAAACACAGATATTAATAAACAAGTGTTCCAGGAATTAACCAAAgtgtttactttttctttctgctgcgACCTGATGGCCgcctccttctccctctccctcttcaGCCTcgcctcttcttcctcttgttgtctGGCTGCTATCGCTGCCTCCAGCTTTGCTACCTCCTCCTGCTGGGCCCGCCACTGCTGCACCTACaaatacacatgcaaacacacatcaagggatgaacaaaaaaaaaaatgaagagaaaaaaaaaaggctgactgTTGTCTATcagcagccattttgaaagAATTATTCACACGGCAACAACCAGCTGCCAAATTGTGGCATGAAATTCAGAGGAGACGCCAAAACTGCTTTTCACACTTTTTGTTAGATCCCCTCAGGGCCCCTCAAAACAGTGAATCATAAAGAAAACCCTCACGTTTGCGTCCCgcactaaaacaaaacatattctaGCGGGGAGAGCGGTGTCCTTATTCAGCTATTTAGATCAAGTATATTTACacagaacacccccccccccccccagtgttaaaatgtagagtttttttaaactaaagttATAgcttgcaaagaaaaaaaaaaatcaatagcaATCTCCACTCACCCAGCGAGATATTTGGGGAAGAGACCATCTTAacttttcaaacacacacacacacacacatttgctgGGGAGTGAGTGACAGGTTCGTTATGCAGCAGCCTCTCTGTGGCATGCTGGGTATTGAAGTGTTGAATTCTGACGGGGCAGACAGATTTACAGATCTATCAGAGGAAAGCTCAGGAATCTCCAAAGGGATAAACTGCAAATTAACGTGGTCACAGGCACATTAGCGCCGGCGGTATCATCAAGTTAATCATACATGATGTGCGCCTGAGAGAAAGCAGCAGCTGCGTGTTGGAGAGAGGACTTTAAAACCCTCCAGCCTCTAATCCACTTCTATTTAACAGTGCTGGAGATGGAAATACAATATGGTTATTCTTTAGGAATCTCtcatacatttaaaatgattttatgtaGATGTCTGGATGCTCAGCTTGACTAAAATCTGGATATCGACGATATTTTATATGTCCTGAAAGTGTGTCCTGCCTAAGCAGTGGCAGTAAGTGGTGAGTGGAAAATAAATGATGGTGACAGCATTtagtcaggttttttttttttctgctggtgGACACTTTTTAAgaagttaacttttttttttataattagtGCTGGGCTGTCTACTATCTTGCCTTgtgcatttctcttcctcctcttcattctTGTCTCTTAGCTATGTGTTAATATGCATTGTGCACTTGTTTGTTATTTAAACCTTTTTCGTTACTGCTTTGTGTATTATAATCCTGCAGTTGTGAAAGGTCACATTAATGATTTGAATAACTTTGCGTGTTTACACAGGGGAAAAACTTTAGACCTCTACAAGAAATTGCACTGAAATTTTGGCATAGGCTGACAATAAAACTTTAGTGGGCATATTTTCCTAGAAAACAAGTACACATAATTAAACTATCCATCAAGCGCAGTCTGTCCAATACACTGTAAGATACCTGCAAGTTTTATGCAAAACCATGCAGATGGGTGTGCATGCAGCACATATACTCTGAGGCGCTCGGGTCACGGAGCAATTTGAAATGTTTCTTTAAAACCTCCAAGATCCCCAGTGTCTGAATGTATTTTGTATGACTTCTTGTTTAGGCAGAAATGAAGAGGCATTTTAGGTAGCACAAAGAGAATAAAATGGTCATTATGTACAGTCTACAGTAATTTGTCACTGGAATCTCATTTTCTGTGAATTCAAATGGAAATGGGAAACCATCCTTTTTCATGCTAGCACAAAAAAGACTGCAGAGATGTCAGAATAACAAAAGAATGATATTCTTTTTATCGGAGCACTGCAGCTGGCTCAAAGCTTTTGTTAATATAACTGTACAGTTAAATGTCTTTTGTCAGCCGGCATTGCAGCAGCCATCATAACTTTCTGCTGCAAGTTATGATGGCTGCTGCAACGCCGGCTGACAAAAGACAGCTGATGGAAGCAGattagccttaaaaaaaaaaaaaatccaaactatAAAAATCTTCATTGCTGTGAATTACTGCAACAAACAGGAGCGAGAATAGCATTACTCCTTATTATGCTGGAACACTGCTAAGTGACATTAATGATACATGAGATTTACAGAATATTTAAAGTTACAAGAGCTGAAGTCAATTATGAGATGACAAAAATGAAACTATGAAATTATAGTTGTATTTTTACAGCCAAGACAATGAACACTTTCCTGAGGTCCATAACAGGTATATCACTGTGCAAAGGAAAAATTATAGACATATGAGTAATTAACTCCTCAGAGAGTTGTCAGCGTAACCACTGTGGAGCCCACACACTGTCTCCACTCCACAGTTGTTTTCATCTGGCCACCAGAGAGACTTGGCAGTCACTAAATGACTGACTCAATGACAGGCGATCTTCTAACACAGAGCTGGGAGAACATCCTGATTGCTGCAGGAAGGGCACATAAATAATCTGGCCACAAGTTAATCTGTAACagtgatgtttgtttttcaaagtactCTGGAGattgggtggggtgggtgggggggctaTAAAAGGAAACCTCCAGTTTTGTgaaatttttcttcttttgtttgtagTGCCGCTTATTCTTTGGCCTGCTCATCCCTTTCCCACCTGAGCATGTTGCAACAATCTGTCATCCCTCCAGGCTTTATTTActcatgtggaaaaaaaaacaatcactcATCAAATATGCCTGGGAGCGAGATATAAGTGGGAGGTAAAATGAAAGCAAGGACACAATAAAAGGCTGGAATTAACAGTAACACAGAGAACAATACGAGCTAATTACAACAGCCAGAACAAACGGGCAATGATTTGAAAAGAAGAGTCTGTCTCCCAGTGATAAAATGGAATGAAATAAGCGACGTCTCATGCATGTAATGCTAACGTGTTATCTTAACcatccatttttattttaaagttaccATGGTTTCTACGATTTCACGTCTGGAGCTCCTTCTGAAACTGCTATATGATCACTAATATCATCAGCGTCAATACTCATGACTCTAGACTGTCTTCTGTGGCCTGTGTGACATCCTTGCCCCTTCTAAAACAGAGAAGTTCAAGCAAACTCCGAAATCAATTACCCTTGATTTCTTCCCACTGCACCATTCCCCGAAGAGTGTCTGAGTGGGATGGCAGCACACAGCTCGTTATAATGAGGTCAGAGTCAGACCAGCCCTGACCAAATCTGTCCTGTATATGCTCTCATCTGAACCCATGGAGAAGATGAGAAGTGGAAACCCAAGCAAGAGAATGTAACAAGTAGGTACTTACTCTGCAGCCTTAACCACAAAGTGCCAACAGAGAAATCTTTTATTTAATGAATCTTTGTTTCACAGAAAGCTGCTTCCAAAGGGTctctgatgttttttgtttttttttaaactgtgctttctgtctgtttgttgCACGCATACTCAATAAGTTACACCATATGGAAAATACAATCatactgttaaaataaatgaggaTAAACTGCTCTTGAATTATAGATCATGATGACCGTGAGCCctccataaaatatatattttgattCATTTATAATATACTGCCAGCTACATTCTGCAAGTGTTCTGCTACCATATTTTCCTACACAGTACACAAAATACAATAGGGATGACTCACAGTAGAGTCAGGAGAGTTGTTTGGATCAGAGGGAGCAGCTGCAGAAACCAAAGCATTAAAGAGGCAGATGCATCGGAAGGAGAATCCATCTTGCCTTGCTGCGGTGTCACTGTGCAGCGATGATAAAGGCAGACTGAATGAAAAACAGGAATCCATCTGAGCCTCCACGCAAACTCAAATATGTGCACATGCACCATTTAAATTGCACtccatggggaaaaaaaaatctattggcACTCACCTGTCTTCAAGTCCAACTTTTGTTGTAAGTTTAGGAAGACACATTTTGGCGTTAGCCATCAAGTACGCAGCAGTAAATGAGAGGGCTGTTGGTTATGTCTAGCTGTTAGTCATTTCAACTCTTCAGAGCGACACAGGTGTGAAAACTAACCTACTGTACAAGGCAAGGAGCACAAGGCAAGGGATGGAGATATTTAAGACCGATACCAATAttaagtgatttaaaaatctaatATAGTggctaattttttttccaaacatacaaaatataaaaagattTTCCTAACATTCATTGTGCCTTGTTATTTCTGATTCTTTACCAAGATAATATGacaataattttgttttattgtcaaCTACTTGCTCCACCAGACTGcttggatcagctggttgttgtttgTTGTGCCATTGCCAACAGgaaagttgcagagtgccctctggtggacaaactatgcaacaccAACACTCATAACACGGTTAAAGGGTGTTTCGTCCAGCtcttctttatgtttttaattttcatttattggccGTTTTAAAGCCGATACCAATATGCAGGCAGATAGTCAATATCGGCTGATATAACACCCCCACCAATATATCGACTGGGCTCTAATTATACACTATATTTTCGCTGTTATCCCTGCATAACATCACTAGTCTCACATGTCCAGAAGTCTTACAACAAATTTCATTACAAGATACTAAAATTGGGGTAgagttaaaaacactgaaaaaaaaaagagaattaaTTCATGCCAAGAGGGAAGAACTCACAGATCTCTACAGAAAACAATCCTGGAACTTTGCATCTGCAAtccaacagcacaaaaacaacctctgtgctgttttttttttttttttggacaaaatgAGATTTGGTGCTGTTGGCCCCCACCAGCCCTACCTCATACATCAGTGTCTTATCCAAACAGCCACGGGACATAAGCAACTTGGTGCTACATCAACACCACATGGATTTGCTCACATGAGTAACTTGTTTGTTGTGCGAATGTGAACTAGCAGCCCTCAGAGACAGCAACATCATGTTTGCAAGACCATTCTTATTAGCTTGTTTGCATTCACAGCCCATCCCAAGTGGCAGCTAAAGCAAGAGATGCTGTCAGGCAGCCTGGCGTAATATACAGCCTCATCAGCAGATACACTGTACACAAGCAGGCAGTCAGACATTCCTGCCTCTCTGGTCTCTCAAACTACACGCTATCACAGCTGCACATCACATAGTTTGAAAGGTATATAGGGAAACGGATGTTATGCTAAATGCATAGAGTATACTGAATATATATATGAGGAAAATGTATATTCTGGCAGCAAAAATagatttcagtgcatcttaaaaataaatgtagccCACAGAGAGTTCCTACTGGGTAAGCTGCAGAGTAAGTATGATACTAAAGTTATAGATCCATAGGTTACATAACTGCAGCATTAACACTCTCAAATcctatatttaaaatgttccttCAACGTGCGACAACCCCGGTTTCAAAGGTAAAAGAGACACTAACTTTTTCTCTGAGATGCAAGCAAATGTCCTGCTGGTGCTGGCGGTCTCtgtgtagctccagctcctcctggtgggcatGATTTGCCTCCTGCAGCGTGACCTGGGCTCGGGCCAGCAGCCCTTCATGGTCTCGCTGCCACTGCTGGGTAACTGCTCTTAGCTGCGCCTGGGTGAAGCGCTTCAAGTCCCATACACCTTCATGCTCCAGCTGGAAGAAAAATGAGAACGGACTGTGTGCTGTTTTGCATGTggggtgacaaaaaaaaaaaaaaatgttttaactgtAGGAACACATATAGTCACATCATGGAAGGTGACACTGTGATCACAGTGCTTCAAAACTAAAGCAGCACAGCCCGAATGGCAACTCTGATATATTATGCATAGTGTTGCACCAAATTAATAATATGCTAatagaaaaccaaaaacatccCTTTGTTGTAATACTCTACAATAATGGCAGCAGGACCATAGGGACAACTCTGTGTCAGATCTAACTCTGCTGGTGTATAAAATGGTCCCTCTCTCCTGGCTGTGAAATGTCCTACAGGAAAACAGTTCCTTTCTGTGTGAGGGCTGCCTGTAGCTATTCATCATTGTGTCAGCGCTCACAGAGGCTGCACCACTTGGCTGCTTCATTGGAACCGAGGGAATGATATTCATCTATGGGCTAATAGTGGCTAACTGACGGTGGGAAGGCATTAGACGGCTGAATGGTTTTATTGAAAATGAGTGAGCTGACAGACCTGCCAACGGAACAGAAGCGCCAGAGGTAGTCAAGCAAATCCTGTTTATTAATACACAACTTTGGAACTTGAGGAAGAGCTGCCCTTTGTTCTTCACTTTCTCTTTTTGTCTCCTCCACTGCCCCTGCCTTCCCCTGTGGTTTGCTGTAAAGACTGAGCATGAGCCTATGTAATGTGTACATACATGCCTGCATGTTTCAGCCACTGcgctcacagtgtgtgtgtgtgtgtgtgtgtgtgtgtgtgtgtgtgtgtgtgtgtgtgtgtgtgtgtgtgtgtgtgtgtgtgtgtgtgtgtgtggatgcatCCACTGCACTGTGTCTGCAGTACAGCACCTAGTTCAGCTGCTGCATTCACATTTCTTGTGCAGAGTAAGGTCTCCTGGAGGAGACTGGTCAAAAAATAGGAAATAAAAATGGTCATAAAAAGTCACAAGTGCTAAGAGGTATGAATTATTTCAACTATTATAAGggaatattattattactatattATTACTATGAAATCCTGCTGGTATACTTATTAAGAGATTAAAGACATTAAATTACCCCATCCAGCAGAGGGAGTTCTCCACTTAGAGCTGGCTGGAGTACAACTGCCTGTTCATTAAAGTGAGAGGCTGGATTTACTTTAGGTCaccaaaaaaatacaagaaacatCCATATACTGCTACATACAGATGAAAGCAGAGCTTTTTTGAGATAGGGCTAGCCACTTGGATCTCAACTGGAAGCCATGATGGAGTAAACTACTGCAAGATatgacatatttaaaatatctgGGATTTAAAGAGAAAACTAACAAACCCTCTGCATCATCTCTATTTTCCTTTGGATATTTTTCCACATGATCAGgggaaggaaaaagaagaagtgcaagaaactgaaaacatttgggttgtTTTTATCACCAAGGCTCTCAAATTGTTACATACCGCAAACCATTTGCCTCACACCTTCTATTCAGCTAAAAGATGACTGGCAAAAGCAATAGAAAATGACGCTATCATCCTGAAATGACTGCACTGAGACAGAATTTAATGGCAGGTGAGCCGACTATCATGGCACAAACAGGAACAGCCTTCAACGCTCTGAGATGAAAAAGCAACGTAAGAAACATTAGGGCTAAGATGCTGACTCCatagaaaaataattaaattgtcATTAAAATGCTAACTATAGAATTTCCATTTCACCAATTTGTCTGGTGTGCTaatgggatttttaaaaaaaaaaaaaacaaatacaaggcAAATATCACAAAACACACTGATGCCTGtcacagttcatgtttccaCTAAAAATGCACACGGGTAGAGCTCGGTTCAGCTAGAGGACCATCCTTCCAGTTTACTGGATATAATCAATGTCATACTTGTTCAGTTGATTTCATTTAGATATCGCATAGAGGAAAAGCCAAAAAATCTTGAATAAAAtcaagatttcttttttccgCACGCTGACAGTATAATAGCATTCATGAGCGTAATCAGAGAGGTTTCAGCAAACCAATCTATAGCTCACACTGATTATCCTCCACACGCAACCCAGTCTAATTATGACTAATAGCTGAATTAGTCCAACTCCGGGAATGTTTCTGGGTGAGGGGCATGGAGAAAGacatctctcctccttgcaaGACTCCCCTAAGGCTGAACGATCACAGCTCTAAATGCAGCACCCAGCTGGAACTGATATGAGGACAGGTCtctgggtgagggtgaggaaggagagagggtcTGGCGGTTGTCATGGTGATGCTAGGCAGTGGCTTGAGCAAATTGTCCACAGTGGGTGACATGGCATATCCTGCAACGTGCTGAGCAGATCATTGTCCAAGCTTATCTGTGTGTCTCACTGCTTGGTTCGGGGTACTAAGCTACATTGATCAGGGAACTTGGGACTCACACTGAGGGGCTGCTTCTCACAGGGGAGTAAAGTACATTTTTAGATGGTTTTAGATGGTTAATGGCTTAATTTGAGTAAATACATGTAAGAGACCATGTTTATGTGTACTGTGTATATAgtacagaggggaaaaaaaccctaaaattaaaataatgctcGGCAGAAAATGGCCAAGCATTCGAACCTGAGAGCAAATTTACTCAGATATAAATTCTGTGCTTGCGCAAAGGCACATGATGCCCAGTTGTTCAGTGGTCAGCAGACCAGGCTGTGGGTGCACAGGGTAGTTTGACTAACTGTTTGAGAGGAAATAAAACTCTCTTTCCAAGGTGAATATTGCTTCACCAGATTAATGATATTAGACTCCAActaatatttcttctttttttttttttttactctcctCCTATTAATTGTCAATTAATCAAATAGTCATTTAGTCAAATAAAATGTCATAGAATAATGAGAAATGGGTTAAAACCTCAAAGATATTTAAATTAGTCTTATAACTAGTAGGAAATTTAATGCACAAAGTctttacatatgaaaatatCAACCATTAAACTTGAGATTTTTACCGATTGTCTGATTAGCAAAGTAGCTGAGTTTTCTGTCAACAATTAATTTAGATcccccccctccaaaagtaCTTACCAGCTCTTGTCTACTTTTCTCAGGGAACAGTCTCAACAACATATCCATGCAGAGCGCTCTGTGGTTGGGAATGTCATAAGTGTACCTAGATACTGTGAACTGGAAGTGTTCATGATCCTGTTGACACCAGCCACAGAACCTGAAGCAATTTCAACACAAAGAATATATGATCAGAAAGGTGAGCGCTGCATTAGATAAGCAATACTGTAACATTAGGCTTCCCTGCCTTCATTTCACTGCATTGCATTTTCATATCGGTACGTGCAGATATAACGCAGTGCTATATAACAATAATATGAAAGTGGCAGTATATAAACAAGAATCAAGTTCTGAAGTAGCTTGGAGATATTGACATAATCACTCCCCTGGTGAAAAAGAGCTATTTAAAAGCCTGCTTCTGCAGAGTGAAGTGACTGTGGCTCTATATGGCTTTAATATCCTGCTGAGTTCTTAATCTTTCATCTTGATATGTCCAGTTACACCAGAGTTCTGCTCTCGCATGTGATTATCTAAATGAACGGCTGAAGATGATGAAAAGCCTATTTCAGATACCTATTTCATGTTAGCAGTAGAAATCagcaatttattttttcactgaGCAATGCGCACAAACTTGGAATTATGCAAATAAGCAGGAAGCAAAGCTTAAATTTAACATCTTCAGACCTACCTGTCGGTCCTTTGCAGTTGTTCTTGGAGACTTCGCAGCCTGCTCTGGTACCTTTCTGATAGGAAGTGGAAGGCTTCGATCAGGGAGTCCTTCAGCTCTGGATAAGGGCAGCCTGAACTCAAAACCTCTTTTGGAATGTTCACCAAATTGTCTGAAGTACTAGTGAGATATTTCTGCAAAGGGCAATATGGCCATCCTTCAGGTTGCCTGTATAACTCTGAGATAGACTTTTCATATACTTGATATATACAGTTGTATATAAAAGTTTGGGATAATCACATATTTTACTGCtatatgaaatgaaaacaagcaAATACAACTCCTGAAGCAGTCACAAAGAGACCCTTTATCAGATAAGTGCTGTAAACAGATGTTTGCAGAAAACAGGGAGCAGCATTTCCTAAAAGAAACATCCTGCTAAGTGTTATGCATAGAGGTGAAAATATTCTGCTTTGGGGCTGTGTGGCAACCGGTGGAACAGGAAACATACCTctaaatatcaacattttgGATGCATGTCTCATGCAGTCagtgacaaaaagcaaaactgtaAAGAAGTTACTGAAGAATAGAACGATGATCCAAAACATGCCTCAAACTTACTtaaaagataaacaaaatatttagaTAGACCAAACATGGCATTCACTGCATAACGAAATGTAAATCTGCTCTGGTGACACACTGTACCAATCACTTCTTAAACTAAAGGATACGCTATTATGCAAAATGGAAATTCCATTCCaccagcaataaaaaaaaccccaaacaaacctCCAGACCGAGGCTCACAATCTCTTCCTCCAGGTCCAGATCCTCTGCATCAAGTTTTGCAATAATGTCATCTTGTTGTGCTTTCACAAAGTTTATCTGGTGATTCAAggatgaaaacataaaaatgtattaaatacaGACTTAGAAAACAAACATGTCAGTTTGACCTCACGCCGTCAAGGGAAAAGAAAAtggtaaaacagaaatacacatCTTGCTCTGGCTACCTTGGAAGTCCTCTGACACTAACACTCTCTCAtctaatttatatattttatttataatagcTAATTGCTTATAATCCAAGATGTATGATATAAGCAGGTGGAGACTAAGAAAATGCTTATCGCATTATGAGGACTATAAAAAGTGCAAGCACTTAATTAAAAGGAGCAGTTACACCTAAGGTAatgtttctgaaatgtttcaACAGCTGTAATTATTTACCAGGTTGTGAAAGGTTTTCAGaagcaaaaatacaacaaagaatgTTTCTCCATCATCTTGATTGTGTTAATATGCCACTGAGACTTGTTATATTGGTCGGCAACATCACTGTTTTAATAAAGAGTGAACAGCCAAACAATCAGGCATTTGAAAATAAACATCAAATTCATAGATCTACTCCCTGTTCTGAATACTGACAAGTGTTTTGTGAAAATGAAGGTATTCACAGGACtctaaatacaaatacaaaaactaaatacaccccATGATTTAATAGCTTGTAGAATTTGAAGTAAATTGAAGTAATAGTTTTTCTGTATGACTCTGTCAGTATCTGTCTGtaattgtggaggaattctAGCCCagtcttctttacagtgttgcttcagttcctTTAGGTTTGCGGGCATTAGCCACAGCAGTGGAGTTatggtctggactttgactgcaTGGGCTATTTCAgcactctagaatactttggtatacagaggagttcatggttgacacagtaactgcaaggtgcccaggtcccaTGGTTGCAAAACAAGCTTATCACCCGTCCATCAcagtgcttgacagttggtatgaggtgtttgtgctgagatgctgtgtttggtttttgctaaATGTggtactgtgcattatggccagacgtccccactttggtcttgtctgtccaaagaacattgttccagaagtcttatgatttgttcagatgcaactttgtaaacctaagccatgctgccatgttctttttagaaagaAGAGGCTTTTCACTGTCAGCCTTCCCAAATAAGCCATAGTTGTTTAgcctttttctaactgtactgtcatgaactttaacatttaaaatgcaaaggCCTGTAGAGTCCACTcttgggaagattgtggcattgtgttaacacacctgaatgctccagaccagtaaACTGCCATTTGCTCATGAAAATTAACCAAGGGCATTTGATTAGTagattcctatggaagcagtaagggcgCACtgagttttcacaggactacataaaaaatatgaaaaactttctttttcacacgactaaatattttttttatacatttatcaACCAACACCAACATTTTTTAGAAGGCAGGAAATGACTCGAGAACTTTAA from Archocentrus centrarchus isolate MPI-CPG fArcCen1 chromosome 21, fArcCen1, whole genome shotgun sequence carries:
- the LOC115801262 gene encoding coiled-coil domain-containing protein 148 isoform X3 gives rise to the protein MDSAVFSIQEYELYLERERETFRMNTVEPVYQLRDDLRFRLGEVQHQQPSAHPSNWEQVIQQINFVKAQQDDIIAKLDAEDLDLEEEIVSLGLEKYLTSTSDNLVNIPKEVLSSGCPYPELKDSLIEAFHFLSERYQSRLRSLQEQLQRTDRFCGWCQQDHEHFQFTVSRYTYDIPNHRALCMDMLLRLFPEKSRQELLEHEGVWDLKRFTQAQLRAVTQQWQRDHEGLLARAQVTLQEANHAHQEELELHRDRQHQQDICLHLREKVQQWRAQQEEVAKLEAAIAARQQEEEEARLKREREKEAAIRSQQKEKVRQFYLKQQKRREVLEQRDQERLANLRSVMEEQARRDKERVQFRANMLQHRRLEKEVRELERQREEQERQNRLEALRNQVGVVAEADPERMMADTEAWKSRHLNVNEFELQKPLYSINTYTDTQIVSDPRVRVEQALREADLHHSQYAREVLSVIKPPKPPRRDTRSILKF